The genomic interval AGCCGGCGCACCTGCCGGCAGGCGTCGGGGACGGGCCGCATCCGCACCCGGATCCGCGGCGGCACGGTCTCGGCCCGGGCGGCGGCGAGCGCCCCGGCGAAGTCGCCGGCGAAGTCGAGTCCCGCGCACTCCGGCACGTCCGAGAGCATCGCCGTCGTCCGGCTGTCCGCGCCGCACAGCACCACCGGCACGTCCGGCCATTCGAACGCCTGGCAGGCGATCGAGCTGAGCGCCGACAGGCCCACCGGGTCGCCGATCCGCAGCCGGGCCACGTCGAGCAGCAGCACCGTCGGCTGATCGGCCAGGCGCAGCCGGACCGCCTGCTGAAGCGCGTCGCCGGTGACCTGATCGAGAGTGCCGGCGACCCGCAACGCGGCGACCGGGAACCCCCGTTCCGGCCGGCACACGAGCTGACTCGGCACCCTGCCTCCCCTTCAAAGCCCAACCTGCCAACACAACGTGCCCGCGACGGGGGTGTCGCAAACGGAAGGTCGTCGCCAAGCTCTCAGGAAAATGAAGTACCGTTGCCCGCCATGGGTGTGTCGCAGCGGCTGAAGAGCCGGTTTCGCAAGTTCTTGCAGCGTCCGGGCACAACGGTCGACCTCGCGCCGTTCTCGAAGCGGCTGCCGGCCATCGACGCTCGTGAGGAAGCGTTGCGCGAGCTGGACGACGAGGCGCTGACCGCCGCCGCCCGGGAGGCCAGTGACTTCACCGAGCTGTGCGCGATCGGCCGTGAGGCGGCTTTCCGGGCGATCGAGCAGCGTCCGTACGACGTGCAGCTGCTCGGTGTGATGGCCCTGCTCTCCGGCAAGGTCGCCGAGATGGCCACCGGTGAGGGCAAGACGCTGACGGCCACGATCGCGGCGTACGGGCATGTCCGCCTCGGCCACGGCCCGGTT from Paractinoplanes brasiliensis carries:
- a CDS encoding ATP-binding protein produces the protein MPSQLVCRPERGFPVAALRVAGTLDQVTGDALQQAVRLRLADQPTVLLLDVARLRIGDPVGLSALSSIACQAFEWPDVPVVLCGADSRTTAMLSDVPECAGLDFAGDFAGALAAARAETVPPRIRVRMRPVPDACRQVRRLVTQACETWNRAGLTSTATLIATELVANVVRHARTSMEVTLRPLNGERLGITVRDRSRRMPKPADAGLSDPGGRGLRLVRDLTDAWGVLPVTDGKVVWTRMRADAR